The following proteins are encoded in a genomic region of Phragmites australis chromosome 9, lpPhrAust1.1, whole genome shotgun sequence:
- the LOC133928558 gene encoding heat shock 70 kDa protein 15-like: MSVVGFDLGNESCIVAVARQRGIDVVLNEESKRETPAIVCFGDKQRFIGTAGAASSTMNPKNSISQIKRLLGRKFSDPEVQRDLSSFPFRVSEGPDGFPLVHARYLGEEQAFTPTQLLAMVLSNLKGIAEGNLNAAVADCCIGIPVYFTDLQRRAVLDAATIAGLRPLRLFHETTATALAYGIYKTDLPENDQLNVAFVDVGHASMQVSIVGYKKGQLKMLSHAYDRSLGGRDFDEALFKHFAAKFKEEYKIDVYQNARACIRLRVACEKLKKVLSANPEAPLNIECLMDEKDVRGFIKRDEFEQISAPVLERVKGPLEKALAEAGLTTENVHFVEVVGSGSRVPAVIKIITEFFGKEPRRTMNASECVARGCALQCAILSPTFKVREFQVNDGFPFSIALSWKPDAQNNEVQQTVVFPKGNGIPSIKALTFYRANTFAVDVLNVDTDDILIPPKISTYTIGPFQSSKGEKAKLKLKVRLNIHGVVSVESATMLEEEEVEVPVSATNEAQKDAIKMETDDAPNDPASGTDVNMKESKGAPDTTVGAENGAPASEEKSVPMDTDAKVEPTKKKVKKINVPISELVYGALAAAELDKAVEKEYEMALQDRVMEETKEKKNAVEAYVYDMRNKLYDKYSDFVTPEDKEGLIAKLQEVEDWLYEDGEDETKGVYIAKLEELKKVGDPIEVRSKEWEIRGSAVDQLVYCINSFREAALSNDQKFEHIDISEKYEVINECSEAETWLVEKKQQQDALPKHANPVLLAADLKKKAETLDRFCKPIMTKPKPAPKPQTPPPAETPAPEPQTPEQEQSDGANTAGEPASEGAAQEPAAEQMDTDKPDGAADPSV; encoded by the exons ATGAGCGTGGTGGGGTTCGATCTGGGCAATGAGAGCTGCATTGTGGCCGTCGCGCGGCAGCGCGGCATCGACGTGGTTCTCAACGAGGAGTCCAAGCGGGAGACCCCCGCCATCGTCTGCTTCGGGGACAAGCAGCGGTTCATCGGTACAGCCGGCGCCGCGTCATCCACTATGAACCCCAAGAACTCCATCTCCCAGATCAAGCGCCTGCTCGGCCGCAAGTTCTCCGACCCTGAGGTGCAGCGTGATCTGTCCTCCTTCCCGTTCCGTGTGTCTGAGGGCCCTGATGGGTTTCCGCTCGTCCACGCGCGGTATTTGGGCGAGGAGCAAGCCTTCACCCCTACGCAGCTGCTTGCCATGGTGCTGTCCAACTTGAAGGGCATTGCTGAGGGCAACCTGAACGCTGCGGTTGCTGACTGCTGCATTGGTATCCCGGTGTACTTCACTGATCTACAGCGCAGGGCTGTTCTTGATGCTGCCACTATTGCGGGTCTCCGGCCGTTGCGTTTGTTCCATGAGACAACAGCCACGGCGTTGGCATATGGTATTTATAAGACTGATCTCCCGGAGAATGACCAGCTGAACGTCGCTTTTGTTGATGTCGGTCATGCCAGCATGCAGGTCAGCATTGTTGGGTACAAGAAGGGACAGCTCAAGATGCTGTCGCATGCATATGACCGGTCTCTTGGTGGTAGGGACTTTGATGAGGCCCTGTTTAAGCACTTTGCGGCTAAGTTTAAAGAGGAATATAAGATTGATGTGTACCAGAATGCGCGGGCATGCATTAGGTTGCGTGTAGCATGTGAGAAACTTAAGAAGGTCCTGAGCGCCAATCCAGAGGCTCCACTGAACATCGAGTGCTTGATGGATGAGAAGGATGTCCGAGGCTTTATTAAGCGGGATGAGTTTGAACAGATCAGTGCCCCTGTATTGGAACGCGTGAAAGGGCCCTTGGAAAAGGCCTTGGCTGAAGCTGGCTTGACGACAGAAAATGTGCACTTTGTTGAAGTTGTCGGATCTGGTTCTCGTGTTCCTGCCGTAATCAAGATAATCACTGAATTTTTCGGAAAGGAACCTAGGAGGACTATGAATGCTAGTGAGTGTGTGGCGAGAGGATGTGCTCTTCAGTGTGCTATTCTCAGCCCCACTTTCAAAGTGCGGGAATTCCAG GTTAATGATGGGTTTCCTTTCTCAATTGCTTTGTCATGGAAGCCAGATGCTCAGAACAATGAAGTGCAACAAACAGTTGTATTCCCAAAGGGGAATGGCATCCCCAGCATCAAAGCTCTGACTTTTTATAGAGCCAATACATTCGCAGTTGATGTTCTGAATGTTGACACTGATGACATACTAATTCCACCAAAAATTAGCACTTACACG ATTGGTCCTTTCCAATCCAGCAAAGGTGAAAAAGCGAAACTGAAACTGAAAGTCCGTCTCAACATACATGGGGTAGTCTCAGTTGAATCTGCAACG atgctggaggaagAGGAAGTGGAAGTTCCGGTATCAGCTACTAATGAGGCTCAGAAGGATGCTATTAAGATGGAAACAGATGATGCACCAAATGACCCTGCTTCTGGAACTGACGTGAATATGAAAGAGTCTAAAGGTGCTCCAGACACTACTGTGGGTGCTGAAAATGGAGCACCAGCTTCTGAGGAAAAATCTGTTCCAATGGATACGGATGCTAAG GTTGAGccaacaaaaaagaaagttaAGAAAATTAATGTTCCAATCTCTGAATTGGTCTATGGTGCCTTGGCGGCTGCTGAGTTGGATAAAGCTGTAGAGAAAGAGTACGAGATGGCCCTTCAGGACAGGGTAATGGAAGaaaccaaggagaagaagaatgcTGTGGAGGCTTATGTTTATGATATGCGTAACAAG CTCTATGACAAGTACAGTGATTTTGTCACGCCTGAGGACAAGGAAGGTTTGATTGCTAAGCTTCAGGAGGTTGAAGATTGGCTGTACGAagatggtgaggatgagaccAAGGGAGTCTATATTGCTAAACTGGAGGAGCTTAAAAAG GTTGGTGATCCTATTGAGGTACGCTCTAAAGAGTGGGAGATTAGAGGTTCTGCTGTCGACCAACTGGTATACTGCATCAACAGCTTCAGAGAAGCTGCATTGTCCAATGATCAAAAGTTTGAACACATCGACATATCAGAGAAATACGAG GTCATTAATGAGTGTTCCGAAGCAGAGACTTGGCTAGTAGAGAAAAAACAGCAGCAGGATGCTCTACCAAAGCATGCTAATCCCGTCCTCCTTGCTGCTGACCTAAAGAAGAAAGCTGAAACACTTGACAG GTTCTGCAAACCGATCATGACCAAACCTAAGCCAGCTCCGAAACCACAGACTCCACCTCCCGCCGAAACCCCAGCACCTGAGCCTCAAACACCTGAGCAGGAGCAATCAGACGGTGCCAACACAGCCGGTGAGCCAGCCAGCGAGGGAGCTGCCCAGGAGCCTGCGGCCGAGCAGATGGACACAGACAAACCTGATGGAGCCGCAGATCCCTCTGTTTAG